From Salinibacterium sp. ZJ450, one genomic window encodes:
- a CDS encoding serine/threonine-protein kinase, translating into MTTPAERFEMIEWLGEPTDHSIVIRARDLTSGEEVALKMARPGATIQKRFHREVTSMRSAAGRHVMPVLEADTDGEWYAMPIADGELTKRADGLAHPAREQLAVSVVQAVADALRTFHGRGEVHRDLKPQNILWLDTDGDARWVVSDFGIARNQPGTTTSQLTRAGSLLGTDGWAAPELHFDAHAASTQADVYSVGAMVAWILTGKYPTSTSVTLPEGRLRSATSRAVRMHPEKRYATVDAMLTAMERSLASDGGPLNHQLNQHLTSPIDYGELGYFLVAHSDNPELLLPALPKLERSNISKWLNSDADGLLEVAQKVSIMLQGEQGRAGLNQAGLRPPLAWTFDVVRLFVDRNLLDMAEQLAMPFFEALESCDQYPVSRHVAAWFKGLSDRQAVAMIAAAEASMADAYLRHWINDSWDKIQSESLRRWMI; encoded by the coding sequence ATGACTACACCCGCAGAGCGTTTCGAGATGATTGAGTGGCTGGGAGAGCCGACAGATCACTCGATTGTGATCCGAGCACGCGACCTCACCTCCGGAGAGGAAGTCGCGCTGAAGATGGCGCGTCCTGGTGCGACGATCCAGAAGCGCTTCCACCGGGAAGTTACCAGCATGCGGTCTGCAGCGGGCCGCCATGTCATGCCTGTACTCGAAGCTGATACTGACGGTGAGTGGTATGCAATGCCAATAGCAGACGGCGAGTTGACGAAACGGGCCGACGGCCTTGCCCATCCTGCGCGTGAACAACTCGCGGTGTCCGTCGTGCAAGCTGTTGCCGATGCTTTACGAACATTTCATGGACGAGGCGAGGTACATCGCGACCTGAAACCGCAAAACATCCTGTGGCTGGACACCGACGGAGACGCGCGCTGGGTAGTATCCGACTTCGGCATCGCACGAAATCAGCCGGGTACGACTACCTCGCAGCTGACGCGGGCCGGCAGTCTGCTCGGCACGGACGGCTGGGCTGCACCTGAACTCCACTTCGACGCGCATGCTGCGAGCACGCAGGCCGACGTCTATAGTGTGGGGGCGATGGTGGCGTGGATCCTCACCGGCAAATATCCGACGTCGACTTCTGTCACCCTTCCGGAGGGAAGACTCCGGTCCGCAACATCCAGAGCCGTTCGCATGCATCCTGAGAAGCGATACGCAACGGTGGATGCGATGTTGACGGCGATGGAGCGCTCCCTGGCGAGCGATGGCGGTCCACTCAATCACCAGCTCAACCAGCACCTCACCTCCCCGATCGACTACGGGGAGCTCGGTTACTTCTTGGTCGCCCACTCCGACAACCCCGAACTCCTCCTTCCTGCCCTACCCAAGCTTGAACGCTCTAATATTTCGAAGTGGCTCAACTCAGACGCGGATGGTCTGTTGGAAGTCGCCCAAAAGGTCAGCATCATGCTGCAGGGAGAGCAGGGTCGGGCAGGACTCAATCAGGCGGGGCTGCGCCCGCCGCTGGCATGGACGTTTGACGTAGTGCGCTTGTTTGTCGATCGGAACTTGCTCGACATGGCGGAACAGCTCGCAATGCCGTTCTTCGAGGCGCTCGAGAGTTGCGACCAGTATCCCGTGAGCCGCCATGTCGCGGCATGGTTTAAGGGACTCTCAGATCGCCAAGCCGTCGCCATGATCGCTGCAGCGGAGGCATCGATGGCCGACGCGTACTTGCGCCACTGGATCAACGACAGCTGGGACAAGATTCAGAGTGAAAGCCTGCGACGATGGATGATCTAA
- a CDS encoding alcohol dehydrogenase catalytic domain-containing protein — translation MLATVLHGKGDVRVEERPNAALLTPTDAVVRVVAACVCGSDLWAYRGITKVDEPRLVGHEFVGIVEQVGRAVQNLAVGDFVVSPFNISDGTCEACCDGVPTACEHGAFFGRADEHGHLVSGCQGQYVRVPLADGTLVVVPGPVDDALIPHLLALSDVMSTGHHAAVRGGVTPGSTVVVVGDGAVGLCAVLSAKRAGADRIIAMSRHADRQRLAIEFGATDVVAERGTAGAKRVRELLGGKLADCVLEAVGTKESLDQAIASVRVGGRIGFVGMPYGIPELPYETLFWKNLTVGAGAAAARDYIEELLPEVLSGSLQPGKVFDAEYALTDIAQAYRDMDERRTIKALIRL, via the coding sequence ATGCTGGCGACAGTTTTGCATGGCAAGGGTGACGTGCGAGTCGAAGAACGTCCGAATGCGGCGCTGCTGACGCCGACAGATGCGGTTGTGAGGGTGGTAGCGGCCTGCGTGTGCGGCTCCGATCTGTGGGCATACCGCGGCATCACGAAGGTCGACGAGCCGCGCCTGGTCGGTCACGAATTCGTTGGGATCGTGGAGCAGGTGGGAAGGGCTGTGCAGAATCTCGCGGTCGGCGACTTCGTCGTCTCCCCCTTCAACATCTCGGACGGCACGTGCGAGGCGTGTTGCGACGGCGTGCCCACCGCCTGCGAACACGGAGCGTTCTTCGGCCGCGCCGACGAGCATGGTCACCTCGTCTCCGGCTGTCAGGGTCAGTATGTGCGGGTGCCGTTGGCGGACGGCACGCTCGTCGTCGTGCCCGGCCCTGTCGACGACGCACTCATCCCCCACCTTCTGGCCCTCAGTGATGTCATGTCCACGGGTCATCATGCGGCCGTACGCGGCGGCGTGACACCGGGGTCGACCGTTGTCGTTGTCGGGGATGGAGCCGTCGGGCTATGCGCCGTCCTCTCCGCGAAACGAGCCGGCGCGGATCGCATTATCGCGATGTCCCGGCACGCGGACCGGCAGCGACTGGCGATCGAGTTCGGAGCGACGGATGTCGTAGCCGAGCGCGGGACGGCCGGCGCAAAACGAGTGCGCGAACTCCTTGGCGGCAAGCTGGCGGACTGCGTGCTCGAGGCCGTCGGCACCAAGGAGTCGCTGGACCAGGCGATCGCCTCCGTACGGGTCGGCGGGCGGATTGGGTTCGTCGGGATGCCGTACGGCATCCCCGAACTGCCCTACGAGACCCTGTTCTGGAAGAACCTCACTGTCGGCGCCGGTGCCGCGGCCGCGCGGGACTATATCGAGGAACTGCTCCCGGAGGTGCTCTCAGGCTCCCTCCAACCAGGCAAAGTCTTCGATGCCGAGTACGCGCTCACCGACATCGCCCAGGCGTACCGCGACATGGACGAGCGCCGCACGATCAAGGCCCTCATCCGGCTGTAA
- a CDS encoding nuclear transport factor 2 family protein produces the protein MTYTHEELSTIAEIRDLQERYCRGIDRADADILRSVYWEDAQDEHGVFRGDREEYVAWVIPVVRERFAVLQHVLGQTHAEIDGDFAYAETYFVQHSLRPDGVTYASPGRYIDRLERRNGEWRILERQTLMSFFYATATADTEKQAAAGFPVGCMDREDASYVRGPLLQERAPVL, from the coding sequence ATGACCTACACACATGAGGAACTTTCCACCATCGCGGAGATCCGCGACCTGCAGGAGCGCTACTGCCGCGGCATTGACCGTGCGGACGCCGACATCCTGCGCTCAGTGTATTGGGAGGACGCTCAGGACGAGCACGGAGTGTTCCGCGGCGACCGAGAAGAGTACGTCGCATGGGTCATACCGGTCGTCCGTGAGCGGTTCGCGGTGCTTCAGCACGTGCTCGGTCAGACCCATGCGGAAATCGACGGCGACTTCGCCTACGCGGAGACCTACTTCGTGCAACACTCCCTTCGTCCCGATGGTGTGACGTACGCAAGCCCGGGGAGGTACATCGACCGACTTGAGCGCCGCAACGGCGAATGGCGGATTCTCGAGCGTCAGACGTTGATGTCATTCTTCTACGCCACGGCGACCGCCGATACGGAGAAGCAAGCGGCGGCCGGCTTCCCCGTGGGCTGTATGGACCGCGAAGACGCCTCGTACGTGCGCGGCCCGCTGCTCCAAGAACGCGCGCCGGTCCTCTGA
- a CDS encoding SDR family NAD(P)-dependent oxidoreductase — protein MMTSDEIRFDGKAIVVTGAGRGMGRDHALLLASRGARVVVADNGSAMDGSASGAGPAESVVAEITDAGGTAVPCTADLSTEEGSAAAVQAAIDAFGRVDCILHNASTSPNLHSPDQVPTDQLDLVMRINAYAGFWLTRAAWPHMKEQGGGRIVYVASHSIYGVAGSAPYASAKSAYIGMARSFAPEGASLNILCNVIMPTARTRMTERMPASDYADWLWETMDPTKVAFGAAYLLSDECQIYGEMFSVGGGRIARIRLAESSGVMGPGDSIEKMRDAFATVMTQSDHIFPRDQQERVSIVHPKMGFSGTLREDAYAVKDVT, from the coding sequence ATGATGACATCGGACGAGATCCGCTTCGACGGGAAGGCAATCGTCGTGACCGGTGCCGGCCGCGGCATGGGCCGCGACCACGCGCTCCTGCTCGCATCGCGTGGCGCCCGCGTCGTAGTGGCAGACAACGGATCGGCGATGGACGGGTCTGCCTCAGGCGCGGGGCCCGCTGAATCCGTCGTCGCAGAGATCACAGATGCGGGCGGCACCGCGGTTCCATGCACGGCTGACTTGTCCACCGAGGAAGGGTCGGCAGCAGCTGTGCAGGCCGCCATCGATGCGTTCGGCCGAGTCGATTGCATCCTGCACAACGCGAGCACGTCACCGAATTTGCACAGCCCGGACCAAGTCCCCACCGATCAACTCGACCTCGTGATGCGCATCAACGCCTATGCGGGGTTCTGGTTGACGCGAGCGGCCTGGCCGCACATGAAAGAGCAAGGTGGCGGACGCATCGTATATGTGGCGTCTCACTCCATCTACGGGGTTGCCGGCTCCGCCCCGTATGCCTCCGCTAAGTCGGCATACATCGGGATGGCGCGTTCGTTCGCGCCTGAGGGTGCAAGCCTGAACATCCTGTGCAACGTCATCATGCCCACCGCGCGCACACGAATGACAGAGCGGATGCCCGCCTCGGACTATGCGGACTGGCTATGGGAGACCATGGATCCGACCAAAGTCGCGTTTGGCGCCGCCTACCTGCTGAGCGATGAGTGCCAGATCTACGGGGAGATGTTTTCCGTGGGAGGAGGCCGGATCGCTCGCATCCGCCTTGCGGAATCATCCGGCGTGATGGGCCCCGGGGACTCGATTGAAAAAATGCGGGACGCGTTCGCGACCGTTATGACCCAGAGCGATCACATCTTCCCCAGGGATCAGCAGGAGCGCGTCTCCATCGTGCATCCCAAAATGGGATTCTCCGGCACCCTCCGGGAAGACGCTTACGCGGTCAAGGACGTTACCTGA
- a CDS encoding cytochrome P450, protein MVSGAVENMSQEAEIALGYHRTLEAKDFDAFHDIWTPDARHELPYHSTMGPPVHIGADAIAEDYRQMLGNRRDLQFTVHEVIVGDSNRVVLEYSGRSIVGETGGVYEQDYIAVFEIEDHRIKLMRLYADPERASAALQSLRDATGQASFSSTSFNGQGAAPTIASDPTTEAPPAFPQLRDDPLTPPPVYVQWREESPAKQVTLQNGKTAWVVLRQEEARQVFEDLTMSRDPGAAEFPQVRRSLSLRRNDLVMNHMDPPMHGKFRRMLAPWFTMKKINEQRDDIQRIVDDAIDRLMTLDKPVNFHKEFSLVIPSTVICRVLGIDYDYHADFEQHATVITRASSSAGDFDAAYKALSEICGRLVDESIENPAGGVLQVITDRLQAGEINREQAVANAYVLVVGGHETTAHTISLGFLQLFRDPALADFLRENTDRIPDAITEMMRIQSINEGTTARVTTTELDLGGVKIPAGAGVIPLMSPAHRDPRSWENADVFDIDRDNTKQLALGAGIHSCLGQNLARAELEIVFETVLRRIPTLRLAVSENDIEFQRDGFVFGVYAMPVTW, encoded by the coding sequence ATGGTAAGCGGCGCCGTGGAGAACATGTCGCAGGAAGCGGAGATTGCACTCGGATACCACCGCACGCTCGAGGCTAAGGACTTCGATGCATTCCACGACATCTGGACTCCCGATGCGCGGCACGAACTGCCGTACCACTCGACCATGGGGCCGCCAGTGCACATTGGAGCGGATGCGATCGCAGAGGATTACCGACAGATGCTCGGGAACCGACGTGATCTGCAGTTCACTGTGCACGAGGTGATCGTAGGCGACAGCAACCGCGTCGTCCTGGAGTACTCGGGACGGAGCATCGTCGGCGAAACCGGCGGCGTGTACGAGCAGGACTACATCGCAGTGTTCGAAATCGAGGATCACCGGATCAAACTCATGCGCCTCTACGCTGATCCTGAACGCGCGTCTGCCGCGCTGCAATCGCTGCGTGACGCGACGGGTCAAGCGTCCTTCAGTTCGACATCATTCAACGGTCAAGGTGCCGCGCCGACGATCGCGAGTGACCCGACGACTGAAGCCCCTCCTGCGTTCCCGCAGCTGCGCGATGATCCTCTGACGCCGCCCCCGGTGTATGTGCAATGGCGCGAGGAGAGCCCCGCGAAGCAAGTCACGCTCCAGAACGGGAAAACGGCATGGGTTGTGCTCCGCCAGGAAGAGGCCCGCCAGGTATTCGAGGACCTCACGATGTCACGCGATCCCGGCGCAGCGGAGTTCCCGCAGGTCCGCCGTAGCTTGAGCCTCCGTCGCAACGACTTGGTTATGAATCACATGGACCCGCCGATGCACGGCAAGTTCCGCAGGATGCTCGCGCCGTGGTTCACGATGAAGAAAATCAACGAGCAGCGCGATGACATTCAGAGGATCGTCGATGACGCCATCGACCGACTGATGACGCTGGACAAACCCGTCAACTTTCATAAGGAGTTCAGCCTGGTCATCCCTTCGACGGTGATCTGCCGCGTCCTAGGGATCGACTACGACTATCACGCTGACTTCGAGCAGCACGCGACAGTAATCACGCGGGCGAGCTCCTCCGCTGGAGACTTCGATGCCGCGTACAAGGCACTGTCCGAAATTTGCGGGCGCCTGGTCGACGAATCAATCGAGAATCCCGCTGGCGGCGTGCTCCAGGTGATCACCGACAGACTCCAGGCTGGCGAGATTAACCGAGAACAGGCAGTCGCCAATGCTTATGTTCTGGTCGTAGGCGGGCACGAGACCACCGCGCACACGATCTCGCTGGGTTTCCTGCAACTGTTCCGGGATCCAGCGCTTGCGGACTTCCTGCGCGAGAACACGGACCGGATTCCCGACGCGATCACCGAAATGATGCGCATCCAATCGATCAACGAAGGTACGACGGCACGCGTCACGACGACCGAGCTCGACCTCGGCGGCGTCAAAATTCCTGCGGGTGCCGGTGTCATCCCTCTGATGTCGCCCGCACACCGTGACCCGCGTAGTTGGGAGAATGCCGACGTCTTCGACATCGACCGGGACAACACCAAGCAGCTGGCGCTCGGTGCCGGCATCCACTCCTGCCTCGGTCAAAATCTTGCGAGGGCGGAGTTGGAGATTGTGTTTGAGACTGTCCTACGACGCATTCCGACATTGCGCCTGGCCGTGTCCGAGAACGACATCGAGTTCCAGCGTGACGGCTTCGTGTTCGGTGTTTACGCCATGCCCGTTACATGGTGA
- a CDS encoding nuclear transport factor 2 family protein: MVTAEDELAIRNLAARFTDAASKRDIETWRATWTDDCHWYIGNRAVDGAETAAAFLTTALQRYDWFLMMSLSGQVFESDGVVKGVWYVLEYQGKPQGITQILGTYEDVYAKVDGAWKFSSRVFQSSYRGPLSPGQTAQVVAGGNLTLLDHGVGGPTT; the protein is encoded by the coding sequence ATGGTCACCGCAGAGGATGAGTTGGCTATCCGCAACCTCGCCGCGCGCTTCACTGATGCCGCGAGTAAGCGAGACATTGAGACCTGGCGCGCAACCTGGACGGATGACTGCCACTGGTACATCGGCAATCGAGCGGTGGACGGTGCAGAGACGGCCGCAGCCTTCCTGACTACGGCGCTCCAACGGTACGACTGGTTCCTCATGATGTCGCTATCAGGACAAGTGTTCGAAAGCGACGGCGTGGTCAAGGGCGTTTGGTACGTGCTGGAGTATCAGGGCAAGCCCCAAGGCATTACACAGATTCTCGGAACCTACGAGGACGTGTACGCCAAGGTGGATGGCGCATGGAAATTCAGCAGTCGCGTGTTCCAGTCTTCCTACCGCGGTCCGCTGAGCCCCGGACAGACCGCTCAGGTGGTCGCGGGGGGTAACCTCACGCTCCTCGATCACGGGGTCGGAGGTCCGACAACCTGA
- a CDS encoding EthD domain-containing protein → MIKIVSLHSRNPNLSVAEFIEYWHTVHAPLCSRLMQGLGLRRYVASFPLTDSPEFGGVGADFDAVVELHFDDQAALEGALASPQFNTPERQASSAHLFDLERSRNVICDEASFPLG, encoded by the coding sequence ATGATCAAGATCGTTTCGCTGCACTCACGAAACCCGAACCTGTCCGTGGCCGAGTTCATTGAGTATTGGCACACGGTGCACGCGCCGCTCTGCAGCAGGCTGATGCAAGGACTCGGACTGCGCCGGTACGTCGCCAGTTTCCCACTCACTGATTCGCCTGAATTCGGCGGTGTCGGCGCCGATTTCGACGCCGTCGTTGAGCTTCATTTCGACGATCAAGCGGCGCTTGAGGGCGCGCTCGCCTCGCCCCAGTTCAACACGCCCGAGCGCCAGGCCAGTAGCGCCCACCTGTTCGATCTGGAGCGCAGCCGCAACGTTATCTGCGACGAAGCTTCTTTTCCCCTCGGATAA
- a CDS encoding SDR family NAD(P)-dependent oxidoreductase translates to MRDPEIRFDGKAIVVTGAGRGMGRDHALLLAARGASVIVADNGSAMDGSDASAGPAETVVAEITSSGGVAVSCTADLSTEEGSAAAVQASLDSFGRIDGLLHNASTSPNLYSPDQVPTDQLDLVQRVNVHAGFWMTRAAWPHMKEQGFGRIVYIASHSIYGVRGAAPYASAKSAYIGLARGYALEGAEHDILCNVVLPSAYTRMTERMPTSDYRTWVSNTLAPARVSPGVAYLLSAESHQNGEMFSIGGGRVARVQLAETEGVTGLGDSIEEWRDAFDVVMAQDKRIFPKDQQERFGIVAKALGFTGEIPADAYAVKDVS, encoded by the coding sequence ATGAGGGATCCCGAGATTCGTTTCGATGGCAAGGCAATCGTGGTAACCGGCGCTGGCCGTGGAATGGGGCGCGATCACGCACTCCTGTTGGCCGCGCGCGGCGCCTCCGTCATAGTCGCGGACAATGGCTCCGCGATGGACGGATCCGACGCCAGCGCGGGTCCAGCCGAAACCGTTGTTGCCGAGATCACATCATCCGGCGGCGTGGCAGTGTCCTGTACTGCCGACCTGTCCACTGAGGAGGGCTCCGCCGCGGCCGTGCAGGCCAGTCTCGACTCGTTCGGCCGTATCGACGGACTCCTTCACAATGCGAGTACCTCGCCTAACCTGTATAGCCCGGATCAAGTCCCAACCGACCAACTCGACCTGGTCCAAAGAGTTAACGTCCATGCCGGGTTCTGGATGACCCGCGCCGCCTGGCCTCATATGAAAGAGCAGGGCTTCGGGCGGATTGTGTACATCGCGTCGCATTCGATCTACGGGGTCCGGGGGGCTGCGCCATATGCATCCGCGAAGTCGGCGTACATCGGCCTGGCTCGTGGCTACGCATTGGAAGGCGCAGAACATGACATTCTCTGCAACGTCGTCTTGCCGAGCGCCTATACACGCATGACCGAGCGAATGCCGACATCCGACTATCGCACCTGGGTGTCAAACACACTCGCACCCGCGAGGGTCTCGCCCGGTGTCGCGTATCTCCTGAGTGCCGAAAGCCATCAGAACGGGGAAATGTTCTCGATCGGCGGCGGCAGGGTCGCGCGAGTTCAGCTCGCAGAAACCGAGGGCGTCACGGGCCTCGGCGATTCCATCGAAGAATGGCGCGACGCCTTCGACGTCGTGATGGCGCAAGACAAGCGCATCTTCCCCAAAGACCAGCAGGAACGCTTCGGGATAGTCGCGAAAGCGCTCGGCTTCACAGGTGAAATTCCGGCCGATGCCTATGCCGTGAAGGACGTCAGTTGA
- the dctP gene encoding TRAP transporter substrate-binding protein DctP, with the protein MKYSKKGFLALGAMSALALLAGCAGAQGAGPAQTAEPGDGFDWSAVEPVELTASSVFPLGNTSQVMETEWMAAITEATEGKVTFDYYGGGVLHPVTEAISALNSGLTDVTFVNNGYFADQLPVSNWDDAVMQTAVSDFGYPNMNIAGIGQQVVHHSSPDSAARAEMTAAGFIPILPMLSGPQGLHCSEPFQSPADLKGRTVRIPYPIAQEELESLGMTGMFLPPNEVYEALQRGVIDCALNATTNILAGGLLEVSPWVAFPNTAPSPGANIAISTSAWDELIPEIQQVMLDTRHEPFERFARDTLDGYAEIVVAAEDAGGGIIDAAELNPAIAQYWAGRPSLGKTAPDGVTDPEAEIARTNAIAEAWWDFTVDELGVPADSDDTVEVLSLGADVIDGATWKAWTEAIVNSLGAE; encoded by the coding sequence GTGAAATACAGCAAAAAGGGCTTCCTCGCCCTCGGCGCGATGAGCGCCCTCGCCCTCCTCGCCGGCTGCGCCGGAGCGCAAGGAGCCGGTCCGGCACAAACGGCAGAACCAGGCGACGGCTTCGACTGGAGCGCCGTCGAACCGGTCGAGCTCACGGCCAGCAGCGTCTTCCCCCTGGGGAACACGTCGCAGGTCATGGAGACCGAGTGGATGGCCGCGATCACGGAGGCGACCGAGGGCAAAGTGACCTTCGACTACTATGGCGGCGGGGTCCTTCACCCGGTGACGGAAGCAATCTCCGCGCTGAACTCTGGCCTGACGGACGTGACCTTCGTCAACAACGGCTATTTCGCCGATCAGCTTCCGGTCTCGAACTGGGACGACGCCGTCATGCAGACCGCGGTGAGCGACTTCGGGTACCCAAACATGAACATCGCGGGTATCGGGCAACAGGTAGTCCATCACTCCAGTCCGGACAGCGCCGCCCGCGCGGAGATGACCGCGGCAGGATTCATCCCTATCCTCCCGATGCTCAGCGGCCCGCAGGGTCTCCACTGCTCGGAGCCGTTCCAGAGTCCCGCTGATCTTAAGGGCCGCACGGTCCGCATCCCATACCCGATCGCGCAGGAGGAACTCGAGTCGCTCGGGATGACCGGCATGTTCCTCCCGCCGAACGAGGTGTATGAGGCGCTGCAGCGTGGTGTGATTGACTGCGCCCTGAACGCCACCACCAACATCCTCGCAGGCGGGTTGCTCGAGGTCTCCCCGTGGGTAGCGTTTCCTAACACAGCTCCGAGCCCCGGCGCGAACATTGCAATTTCGACCTCCGCATGGGATGAACTGATCCCCGAGATCCAGCAGGTGATGCTCGACACCCGGCACGAGCCGTTCGAGCGGTTCGCCCGTGACACGCTTGACGGCTATGCGGAGATCGTGGTGGCCGCCGAGGACGCGGGCGGCGGCATCATCGATGCCGCCGAGCTCAACCCCGCGATCGCGCAGTACTGGGCCGGCCGGCCTAGCCTCGGCAAGACCGCGCCGGACGGGGTGACCGACCCCGAGGCTGAGATCGCGCGGACGAACGCCATCGCGGAAGCGTGGTGGGATTTCACCGTCGATGAGCTCGGCGTGCCGGCCGACAGCGACGACACCGTCGAGGTCCTCAGCCTCGGCGCGGATGTCATCGATGGCGCGACATGGAAGGCCTGGACGGAGGCGATCGTCAACAGCCTCGGTGCCGAGTGA
- a CDS encoding LysR family transcriptional regulator, with protein sequence MLDLEKLRNFVTVVRTGSFMRAAEELNLSQPAVSRSIQALERQFGVRLLDRDRTGVRLTPVGSQVLEQAIDLLSNALTIEKTLSAASHGVAGTIRFGVGPFSATALLPQVLARYASSGLNLNVKVTIGSSNAMTQQLLDDEIEFFIGVQDGLVSDDTFSCVSLAEVSTRFFVRPGHPLAGKTPSIAEIEAYPIASGTDLGGVLNIPDRGAASQPPTFMVDNIHVLGEVCLSTDSVLVAGYGAIPPELVEVSIIETESPSRSTLGIISVRNRTPSPAAEQMRSELVRLARAMYT encoded by the coding sequence GTGCTGGATCTTGAAAAGCTCCGGAACTTCGTGACGGTGGTCAGGACGGGCAGCTTCATGCGGGCTGCAGAAGAGTTGAACCTTAGCCAGCCGGCGGTTTCTCGGAGCATTCAAGCGCTCGAGCGGCAGTTCGGGGTGCGGCTACTGGATCGTGACCGCACCGGCGTGCGCTTGACACCGGTCGGCAGCCAAGTACTTGAGCAGGCGATCGACCTGCTCTCCAACGCACTCACAATCGAGAAAACTCTGTCCGCCGCGTCTCACGGGGTGGCCGGGACGATCCGATTCGGAGTAGGTCCGTTCTCGGCTACTGCGTTGCTCCCGCAGGTTCTCGCGCGCTACGCCTCATCCGGACTGAACCTCAACGTCAAGGTGACGATCGGTTCGAGCAATGCCATGACGCAGCAGCTCCTGGACGACGAGATCGAGTTCTTCATCGGCGTCCAGGACGGCCTCGTCAGCGATGATACGTTTTCGTGCGTTTCACTCGCCGAAGTCAGTACGAGGTTCTTCGTGCGGCCAGGCCATCCGTTGGCGGGCAAGACACCGAGCATCGCTGAAATCGAGGCGTATCCGATAGCCTCAGGGACCGACCTTGGCGGGGTGCTGAATATCCCCGACCGGGGAGCAGCGAGCCAGCCCCCCACGTTCATGGTCGACAACATCCATGTTCTGGGCGAAGTCTGCTTGTCAACCGATTCGGTACTCGTCGCCGGATATGGGGCGATACCGCCAGAGCTTGTAGAGGTTTCGATCATCGAGACCGAGAGCCCTTCCCGATCCACACTCGGCATTATCTCTGTCCGCAATCGAACCCCATCACCCGCGGCCGAACAGATGCGCTCGGAACTGGTGCGCTTGGCGCGCGCCATGTACACGTGA
- a CDS encoding LysR family transcriptional regulator produces MELQQMRYVVAVAEERSFTRAAERCHVVQSALSHQIKALERELGVTLFARTSRRVEVTAAGEAFLAAARVSLDAAERAVSDAAAATGEIRGTLTIGVIPTVTAIDIPAVLGSFHRAHPAVGIRLRGGGSDEFIAAIADGSMDVAVLGLPDAMSHRGVDASVLARERLVAVVSADHALADRRRLRLEELADETFVDFPVGTPGRAPSDLAFTAAGIRREVAFEAMSADLMLGLVRNNLVIALLSPAVIPDSDDFRAIPITGGPTRVEYLAWSGFNPSPAAKAFLDGLKGSLTA; encoded by the coding sequence ATGGAGCTTCAGCAGATGCGATACGTGGTCGCGGTCGCGGAGGAGCGCAGCTTCACCCGCGCCGCCGAGCGATGTCACGTGGTGCAGTCCGCGCTAAGCCACCAGATCAAGGCACTGGAACGCGAACTGGGCGTCACCCTGTTCGCCCGCACCAGTCGCCGCGTCGAAGTCACCGCTGCTGGTGAGGCGTTCCTCGCCGCCGCACGCGTGAGTCTCGATGCTGCTGAGCGTGCTGTCTCAGATGCCGCCGCCGCGACTGGCGAGATTCGCGGCACCCTGACCATCGGTGTGATCCCGACGGTGACCGCGATTGACATTCCTGCCGTGCTCGGATCGTTCCACCGTGCGCATCCAGCGGTGGGGATCAGGCTGCGCGGCGGGGGCAGTGACGAGTTCATCGCCGCCATCGCAGACGGAAGCATGGATGTGGCTGTGCTTGGGCTCCCCGACGCGATGTCGCACAGAGGGGTCGATGCGAGTGTGCTGGCGCGTGAACGCCTTGTCGCCGTCGTGTCCGCCGATCATGCGCTCGCCGACCGACGCAGACTGCGACTGGAGGAGCTGGCCGATGAGACGTTCGTGGACTTCCCCGTGGGAACACCCGGCCGGGCACCGTCTGACCTTGCCTTCACGGCAGCCGGGATTCGTCGTGAGGTCGCGTTCGAAGCGATGAGCGCCGACCTCATGCTGGGCCTCGTCAGGAACAACCTCGTGATCGCACTCCTTTCACCGGCAGTCATTCCCGACAGCGACGACTTCCGCGCCATCCCCATCACCGGCGGACCGACCCGCGTCGAGTACCTTGCGTGGAGCGGCTTCAACCCCTCTCCGGCGGCCAAGGCTTTCCTCGACGGCCTGAAAGGTTCTCTAACCGCCTGA